In one window of Arachis ipaensis cultivar K30076 chromosome B06, Araip1.1, whole genome shotgun sequence DNA:
- the LOC107645938 gene encoding probable protein phosphatase 2C 5 has protein sequence MSKGELSSRTRMKAPPVALATLIGRELRNDKVEKPFVKYGQAGLAKKGEDYYLIKTDCQRIPGDQSTAFSVFAIFDGHNGISAAIFAKENLLNNVLSAIPQDISRDSWLQALPRALVVGFVKTDIEFQQKGETSGTTATFVLIDGWTVTVASVGDSRCILDTQGGVVSLLTVDHRLEENEEERQRVTASGGEVGRLNVFGGNEVGPLRCWPGGLCLSRSIGDTDVGEFIVPIPHVKQVKLSNAGGRLIIASDGIWDALSSDMAANSCRGLPAELAAKLVVKEALRSRGLKDDTTCLVVDIIPSDLPVLPPIPRKKHNMLTSILFGKKSENSSNKSTNKLSAVGVVEELFEEGSAMLAERLGKDFPLNKNSGIFRCAVCQVDQTPGDSLSVNSGHFFTPASKPWEGPFLCTNCRKKKDAMEGKRPTVTA, from the exons ATGAGCAAGGGTGAATTATCATCAAGGACAAGGATGAAAGCTCCGCCGGTTGCGTTGGCGACTCTGATTGGCCGTGAGCTTCGAAATGATAAAGTTGAGAAGCCTTTTGTGAAGTACGGGCAAGCTGGCTTGGCCAAGAAAGGAGAAGATTACTACCTAATTAAGACAGATTGCCAGAGGATTCCTGGGGATCAATCGACAGCGTTTTCTGTCTTCGCG ATATTCGATGGGCATAATGGTATATCAGCTGCTATTTTTGCAAAGGAAAACTTGCTAAACAATGTTCTGAGTGCAATACCGCAAGACATCAGCAGGGATTCGTGGCTTCAGGCTCTTCCTCGCGCCCTTGTTGTTGGTTTTGTGAAAACTGACATAGAATTTCAGCAAAAGG GAGAAACTTCTGGAACAACTGCTACGTTTGTTCTGATTGATGGATGGACTGTCACTGTTGCATCTGTTGGGGATTCCCGCTGCATTCTAGATACTCAGGGAGGTGTAGTTTCTCTCTTGACAGTTGACCACAGACtagaagagaatgaagaagagaggcAGCGCGTTACTGCCAGTGGTGGTGAAGTAGGAAGACTCAATGTTTTTGGAGGCAATGAG GTAGGGCCTCTTCGCTGCTGGCCTGGTGGATTGTGCCTATCTAGATCAATAGGTGATACAGATGTTGGAGAATTTATTGTGCCAATACCGCATGTTAAGCAAGTGAAG CTGTCAAATGCTGGCGGAAGGCTTATCATAGCTTCTGATGGCATTTgggatgctttatcttctgataTGGCTGCCAACTCATGTCGGGGTCTACCTGCAGAGCTTGCAGCAAAGCTAGTGGTTAAG GAAGCTCTAAGGTCCAGAGGCCTGAAGGATGATACAACATGCCTTGTTGTAGATATTATTCCTTCTGACCTTCCTGTATTACCACCAATTCCAAGAAAGAAACATAATATGCTAACTTCGATTCTCTTTGGAAAGAAATCTGAGAATTCCTCGAACAAATCTACTAATAAGCTTTCTGCAGTTGGTGTTGTGGAGGAGTTATTTGAAGAGGGCTCTGCAATGCTTGCTGAAAG GCTGGGTAAGGATTTCCCGTTGAATAAGAATTCTGGGATTTTTCGCTGTGCTGTTTGCCAGGTGGATCAAACACCTGGTGACAGCTTATCTGTAAACTCCGGCCATTTTTTCACTCCAGCATCTAAACCATGGGAAGGTCCATTCCTCTGCACAAATTGTCGGAAGAAGAAAGATGCTATGGAAGGAAAAAGACCCACAGTGACAGCATAA
- the LOC107645939 gene encoding uncharacterized protein LOC107645939: MVRGGKISGKSSFRNRARSKEGGSDDSDEDYVVSDEDEEVSDCPDEYSSSLDGCATEESYDAFIDEEEEDDGIQQVKKFNRSEARNGVCGRQKNASKSTRKRGRIAYAKHEDQEAQEEQEQEQEQVKDGDGDGDGDGDGDGDGCGGGSREKEGEDDEDEDEDFKYDDDDEDNGDDDDEDFDFEDDDEEFSLEEGDYLVEEEESRGRKKKNNNMKVGKKILKRKVSVTSTKHRKRKKSRASNKPLKKKRRNRGLKRKVRCDDVDDFIDNGPASRTKRRKELGRPRRMLLPEDSNSDAYGASSGSSDFEFTISEEEREQVREAQELCQSSRRNLRSSSHLTKNEEIELHEDRHQLRKPHGRKGKEKIDESQGRKGKEKVEDLKNELGKQVCGICFSEENKRKIRGILNCCTHYFCFTCIVEWAKVETRCPLCKQRFRTITKPARSTAGVDFREVVVEVPERDQVYQPTEEELRSYIDPYEDVICSECHQGGDDALMLLCDICDSPAHTYCVGLGREVPEGNWYCDGCRPDALASSSSQVQERVTDPSVPTQNLPVRPSIVLNERESIDLNMLSSPRASFSQGFGHISSARVSGRSVELASPGPGGGAPTLSERRWILRQIHQLRSVSGRTNGTSATNSTSNLYNSQTDQGRETNATQHTRAQDAGTSYHPFLDERLCNNNMSPSMQNADLSSTRIGNARRPVVQDSAMLANRSMHGVLLPVLVATTPSVSDYEQVYPFNNSIDVVTDNSLPVAIKEESNFETIKQQLKSMVKRHLWSLSRDVDLGHNTLKDVARSSKHTVLAACGLEHKKSEVRSVPAPDVCPHIELMAGGQTSLIRGCCSTCFDSFVKNVVKNILDRRMSSQWLRLGL, from the exons ATGGTAAGGGGAGGAAAAATTAGTGGCAAAAGCAGCTTTAGGAATAGGGCTCGGTCAAAGGAAGGTGGTTCCGATGATTCCGATGAAGATTATGTGGTTtcagatgaagatgaagaagtgTCCGATTGTCCGGACGAATATAGCTCCTCTCTAGATGGATGTGCAACAGAGGAGAGTTATGATGCTTTTATAGACgaggaggaagaagatgatgGAATTCAACAAGTGAAGAAATTCAATAGATCAGAGGCCAGGAATGGTGTTTGTGGTCGACAGAAAAATGCAAGTAAAAGCACACGAAAAAGGGGAAGGATTGCATATGCAAAACATGAAGATCAAGAAGCacaagaagaacaagaacaagaacaagaacaagtaaaAGATGGAGATGGAGATGGAGATGGAGATGGAGATGGAGATGGAGATGGATGTGGAGGTGGAAGTAGGGAGAAGGAGGGTGaggatgatgaggatgaagatgaggATTTcaaatatgatgatgatgatgaggacaaTGGCGATGACGACGATGAGGACTTTGAttttgaagatgatgatgaggaattttcACTAGAGGAAGGAGATTACttagtagaggaagaagaatcaaggggaagaaagaagaaaaataacaacatgAAAGTGGGCAAGAAGATTTTGAAGAGAAAGGTTTCCGTGACTTCTACCAAACATCGAAAGAGGAAGAAATCTAGAGCTTCAAATAAAcccttgaaaaagaaaagaaggaataGAGGGTTAAAGAGGAAAGTAAGATGTGATGATGTGGATGATTTTATTGATAATGGCCCAGCCAGCAGGACAAAAAGGAGGAAAGAATTGGGTAGGCCAAGGAGAATGCTTCTACCCGAGGATTCCAATTCCGATGCATATGGTGCCTCTTCTGGTTCATCTGATTTCGAGTTTACTATCTCCGAAGAAGAAAGAGAACAGGTCCGAGAAGCCCAAGAATTGTGTCAAAGCTCTAGAAGGAATTTGAGGAGTTCTTCCCATTTAACAAAAAATGAAGAGATTGAGTTACATGAAGATCGACACCAACTAAGGAAGCCTCATGGTCGAAAGGGTAAGGAAAAGATAGATGAATCTCAAGGAAGAAAGGGTAAGGAAAAGGTAGAGGATTTAAAAAATGAGTTGGGAAAGCAGGTGTGCGGAATTTGTTTTTCtgaggaaaataaaagaaaaataagaggaATACTAAATTGTTGTACTCACTACTTTTGCTTTACCTGCATTGTGGAGTGGGCAAAAGTGGAAACTCGGTGTCCTTTGTgtaagcagagattcagaacaaTTACTAAGCCTGCCAGATCGACTGCAGGAGTTGATTTTAGAGAAGTGGTAGTAGAAGTGCCTGAACGCGACCAG GTTTACCAGCCCACCGAAGAAGAACTCAGGAGCTATATTGATCCATATGAGGATGTTATTTGTTCAGAGTGCCATCAAGGTGGAGATGATGCCCTCATGTTACTATGTGATATCTGTGATTCCCCTGCACACACATATTGTGTTGGTTTGGGTCGGGAAGTACCTGAAGGTAATTGGTATTGTGATGGTTGCAGACCGGATGCTTTGGCATCTTCAAGCTCTCAAGTTCAAGAACGTGTGACTGATCCAAGTGTCCCAACTCAAAACTTGCCTGTTAGACCATCAATTGTTCTTAATGAACGAGAAAGTATAGACCTCAACATGTTATCTTCACCCCGGGCATCTTTTAGTCAAGGATTTGGGCATATTTCATCTGCTAGAGTTTCTGGTAGAAGTGTTGAACTAGCTTCTCCAGGACCTGGAGGAGGGGCACCGACTTTATCAGAAAGGCGCTGGATACTCCGACAGATTCACCAGCTACGTTCGGTATCTGGCAGAACCAATGGTACTTCAGCTACCAATTCAACAAGTAACTTGTATAACTCTCAAACCGATCAAGGCAGGGAAACAAATGCAACACAGCATACAAGGGCACAGGATGCGGGAACATCGTACCACCCATTCTTAGACGAGAGATTATGCAACAACAATATGTCTCCATCAATGCAGAATGCAGACCTCTCCTCAACGAGAATTGGCAATGCTAGAAGACCAGTGGTTCAGGATTCAGCTATGCTTGCCAACAGATCTATGCACGGTGTGCTATTGCCCGTACTtgtggcaacaacaccttccgtATCTGATTATGAACAAGTTTATCCGTTCAACAACAGCATAGACGTGGTCACTGACAATAGCTTACCCGTTGCTATCAAAGAAGAGAGTAACTTCGAAACAATAAAGCAGCAGTTGAAGTCTATGGTTAAAAGACACCTGTGGAGCTTATCTCGAGATGTTGATTTAG GGCATAATACTCTCAAGGACGTTGCAAGGAGTTCTAAACACACCGTACTAGCTGCATGTGGTCTTGAGCACAAGAAGAGTGAGGTTCGGTCTGTGCCCGCACCAGATGTCTGCCCCCACATTGAACTAATGGCAGGTGGACAAACTAGTTTGATAAGAGGTTGCTGCTCAACTTGCTTTGATTCTTTTGTAAAAAATGTGGTAAAAAATATTTTGGACAGAAGAATGTCCTCACAGTGGTTACGATTAGGTCTCTAG
- the LOC107646518 gene encoding kinesin-like protein KIN-14F encodes MTTEEAVPFNTVSVVEDILQQRGGHFDGKLASRRDEEASVRRNEATEWMRKTLGVVAGRDLPAEPSEEDFRVALRTGIILCNVLNKVVPGSIPKIIQAPKDSVLVTDGGAPIVFQYVENVKSFIEAVGEMGIPTFEASDMEKGGNLSRVVSCLLELKSYAEWVQGGKIGSWKLAGLPNSKPPLMKTLLRRNSEPSMMKSMGNTLGEKDSSATDNDPKSNLIQMNSTYPSLISLVREHLSNKRTEEIPFVVESLLSQVMNEFEHRLLEQHERIRTIQQEKVSSCKPDEDRLPERQETQVKTIQQEKVSSSKPDEERLPERQETQVREIQQETASPFNPDKQRLIEQQEAKLREIQEQLRAAQQEQLRAAQQEQLRAAQQEQLKAIQQEQLRAIQQDKVSSSKPEPLVSKAAPIDEEMEEKEEKIDTKEETMEEMMEETQAEEVEMEEEEEEIDEMEEKGEETKDLDLPRDNGPSLEFLRQQENIRKEELLRQEEIIRQERARHEEIIREGERLRQEELLRQEEIIRQGERARQEEIIRQGEKVRQEELIRHEEIIREGERVRQELIREGERVRQEELIRQEEIIRQAERARQEEIIRQGEKLREEERARHEEIIRQHERTLQQERARQEEMIRQQEIVRQQERSRQQAIVQRQQAIVQRQNKSLQDLKTIVHQTKSGVQAMHQKYQEDFLVLCKHVRSLVSAAAGYQKVLEENRKLYNQVQDLKGNIRVYCRVRPFLGAPSPNQSVGSIDDGSISILTPSNYGKEGKKTFNFNKCFGPSATQSQVFADTQPLIRSVLDGYNVCIFAYGQTGSGKTFTMSGPDDLTEETMGVNYRALNDLFLLQDQRKDTIIYEIGVQMLEIYNEQVRDLLCTDGATKKLEIRNRSQNGLNVPDANLVPVATTADVINLMNLGNKNRAVGSTAMNSRSSRSHSCLTVHVQGKYLTSPKTIHASLHLVDLAGSERADKTEATGDRLKEAQYINKSLSALGDVISSLAAKSSHVPYRNSKLTQLLQDSLGGQAKTLMFVHISPEPDAVGETLSTLKFAERVATVELGAAKANNAGDNKAGGNNTNTSGGSSKDGADVKDLKDQIASLKAALARKDAELEQYQGMNLDGAKLNKSHGSTPSLRNLGSTGGARKLPRDDSANSEGQNQDESKLKRRSLDYEDMETGYENSGDWMNNHNNKMAMAMAMKRNDSLTSNDSLVAQWEADNKPSSPSSSPTSYDYDDDMATNDNSSEASDMNWQPTPKSTSSTPSNASSSLKPKKTTTTTPLKPTKTVDRSPASSAPAPAARKPAAAVGSQVKKVAATDVKKRIGGAK; translated from the exons ATGACGACGGAGGAAGCTGTGCCATTCAATACTGTATCCGTTGTGGAAGACATTCTTCAGCAGCGCGGCGGCCACTTCGACGGCAAGTTGGCGTCACGGCGAGACGAAGAAGCAT CGGTGAGAAGAAATGAAGCTACTGAATGGATGCGTAAAACACTTGGAGTAGTCGCAGGGAGAGACTTGCCAGCAGAGCCTTCTGAGGAAGATTTCAGGGTTGCCTTGCGAACCGGTATTATCCTCTGCAATGTTCTCAACAAAGTTGTACCCGGTTCAATTCCTAAG ATAATTCAAGCCCCCAAGGATTCTGTTCTAGTGACTGATGGAGGAGCACCGATTGTGTTTCAGTATGTTGAAAATGTGAAGAGTTTTATTGAAGCTGTGGGAGAAATGGGGATTCCCACCTTTGAAGCTTCCGATATGGAAAAG GGTGGAAATTTATCAAGGGTGGTGAGTTGTTTGTTAGAGCTCAAATCCTATGCGGAATGGGTACAGGGAGGGAAAATTGGGTCATGGAAATTGGCTGGCCTTCCAAATTCAAAACCACCCTTGATGAAAACCCTTCTAAGAAGAAACTCTGAACCATCCATGATGAAATCCATGGGGAACACATTAGGGGAGAAAGATTCTTCTGCTACTGACAATGATCCCAAGTCTAACCTCATCCAGATG AATTCAACCTATCCTTCTTTAATTTCATTAGTTCGTGAGCATTTGTCAAATAAGAGGACAGAAGAAATTCCTTTT GTAGTTGAATCCCTGCTCAGTCAAGTCATGAATGAGTTTGAACATCGATTGCTTGAACAACATGAAAGG ATTAGAACAATTCAACAAGAAAAAGTATCATCATGTAAACCAGATGAAGATCGATTGCCTGAACGACAAGAAACG CAGGTTAAAACAATCCAACAAGAAAAAGTATCATCATCTAAACCAGATGAAGAAAGATTGCCTGAACGACAAGAAACG CAGGTTAGAGAAATTCAACAAGAAACAGCATCACCATTCAACCCAGATAAACAGCGACTCATTGAACAACAAGAAGCG AAGCTTAGAGAAATTCAAGAGCAGCTTAGAGCAGCTCAACAAGAGCAGCTTAGAGCAGCTCAACAAGAGCAGCTTAGAGCAGCTCAACAAGAGCAGCTTAAAGCAATTCAACAAGAACAGCTTAGAGCAATTCAACAAGATAAAGTATCATCATCTAAACCAGAACCTTTGGTTTCAAAAGCTGCTCCTATTGACGAAGAG atggaagaaaaggaagagaagatagatacaaaagaagaaacaaTGGAAGAAATGATGGAAGAAACACAGGCCGAAGAGGTTGAgatggaagaagaggaggaagaaatagATGAGATGGAAGAAAAGGGAGAAGAAACAAAAGATCTAGATCTTCCTCGGGACAATGGACCAAGCCTCGAGTTCTTAAGACAACAAGAGAATATCCGAAAAGAAGAGTTACTCCGACAAGAAGAGATAATCCGACAAGAGAGAGCTCGACATGAAGAGATAATCCGAGAAGGGGAGAGACTCCGACAAGAAGAGTTACTCCGACAAGAAGAGATAATCCGACAAGGGGAGAGAGCTCGACAAGAAGAGATAATTCGACAAGGGGAGAAAGTCCGACAAGAAGAGTTAATCCGACACGAAGAGATAATCCGAGAAGGGGAGAGAGTCCGACAAGAACTAATCCGAGAAGGGGAGAGAGTCCGACAAGAAGAGTTAATCCGACAAGAAGAGATAATCCGACAAGCGGAGAGAGCTCGACAAGAAGAGATAATCCGACAAGGGGAGAAACTCCGAGAAGAAGAGAGAGCTCGACACGAAGAGATAATCCGGCAACACGAGAGAACCCTGCAACAAGAGAGAGCTCGGCAAGAAGAGATGATCCGGCAACAAGAGATAGTCCGACAACAAGAAAGATCCCGACAACAAGCGATAGTCCAACGACAACAAGCGATAGTCCAACGACAAAACAAGAGTCTCCAG GATTTGAAAACTATAGTCCATCAAACAAAATCAGGAGTACAGGCTATGCACCAGAAGTACCAGGAAGATTTCCTCGTACTAT GCAAGCATGTGCGTAGCTTAGTTTCTGCTGCTGCAGGATATCAGAAAGTTCTTGAGGAGAACCGTAAGTTATATAATCAAGTGCAGGATCTGAAAG GGAATATTAGGGTGTACTGCAGAGTTAGACCCTTCTTGGGCGCTCCATCGCCCAATCAGAGTGTCGGTAGTATTGATGACGGAAGTATCTCAATCTTAACACCTTCAAATTATGGGAAAGAGGGGAAGAAGACATTCAATTTTAACAAATGTTTTGGTCCTAGTGCAACACAAT CACAAGTTTTCGCCGACACACAACCTCTGATTCGGTCAGTGTTGGATGGATACAATGTCTGCATATTTGCCTATGGCCAAACAGGATCAGGAAAAACATTCActatg TCTGGGCCAGACGATCTTACCGAGGAAACCATGGGTGTCAACTACCGTGCCCTGAATGATCTTTTCCTACTTCAGGATCAGAGGAAGGACACCATTATCTATGAGATTGGTGTTCAGATGCTTGAGATTTACAATGAGCAAGTCAGAGATCTACTATGCACAGATGGAGCTACCAAAAA ATTAGAAATTCGCAACCGTTCCCAGAACGGACTCAATGTGCCTGATGCCAACCTTGTTCCTGTTGCAACAACTGCTGATGTCATAAACTTGATGAACTTGGGAAACAAGAATCGAGCTGTTGGTTCTACTGCCATGAACTCTCGTAGTAGCCGTTCTCACAG TTGCCTAACAGTTCATGTTCAAGGAAAATACCTGACATCGCCGAAAACCATTCATGCTAGCTTGCATCTGGTTGATCTAGCAGGAAGCGAAAGGGCTGATAAAACTGAAGCTACTGGAGATAGGCTCAAGGAAGCTCAGTATATCAACAAGTCACTTTCTGCCTTGGGAGATGTTATCTCTTCCCTTGCTGCAAAGAGTTCCCATGTTCCCTACAGGAACAGCAAACTCACCCAACTGCTTCAAGATTCTCTTG GTGGGCAAGCAAAGACACTAATGTTTGTTCATATTAGTCCTGAGCCTGATGCAGTTGGAGAAACACTTAGTACACTTAAGTTTGCAGAACGTGTTGCCACTGTTGAACTTGGTGCTGCTAAAGCTAACAATGCTGGTGATAATAAAGCTGGTGGTAATAACACTAATACTAGTGGTGGTAGCAGTAAAGATGGTGCTGATGTCAAAGATCTCAAAGACCAG ATTGCTAGCTTGAAGGCAGCCTTAGCAAGGAAGGATGCAGAACTAGAACAATATCAAGGCATGAACCTTGATGGAGCAAAGTTGAATAAATCTCATGGATCCACTCCTTCACTACGTAATTTGGGTTCTACTGGAGGTGCTAGGAAGCTGCCAAGAGATGATTCTGCTAACTCAGAG GGCCAAAACCAGGACGAATCGAAGCTGAAAAGAAGAAGCTTAGATTACGAGGACATGGAAACTGGGTATGAAAATTCTGGGGACTGGATGAACAACCATAATAATAAGATGGCAATGGCGATGGcaatgaagaggaatgatagctTAACTAGTAATGATAGCCTAGTGGCACAATGGGAAGCAGATAACAAACCATCATCTCCATCTTCTAGTCCAACTTCatatgattatgatgatgatatGGCAACCAATGATAATTCATCTGAGGCATCAGACATGAACTGGCAACCAACACCTAAATCAACCTCCTCCACTCCTTCAAACGCCTCATCAAGCCTTAAACCAAAGAAAACAACAACTACTACTCCTCTTAAACCAACAAAGACCGTGGACAG GAGTCCTGCATCATCAGCTCCCGCACCAGCAGCAAGGAAACCAGCAGCAGCAGTAGGTAGTCAAGTAAAAAAGGTTGCAGCGACTGATGTAAAGAAAAGAATTGGGGGTGCCAAGTGA